Proteins encoded together in one Megalops cyprinoides isolate fMegCyp1 chromosome 20, fMegCyp1.pri, whole genome shotgun sequence window:
- the LOC118795842 gene encoding calcium-activated potassium channel subunit beta-2-like isoform X1 has product MLRDEKLKNPRRKVRSFRYSFQTASVSRRRGGASGRMFLLTGSKGPQGGHERRTIYQKIREYDLLEKKKTVTALKPGEDRAILLGLIMILSSLMMYFLLGITMVRSYSDSVWTEESSCTVLNSTITAEMNCTYSCGSDCWRGSKYPCLQVFVSLNASGKVLRLSHNEETQEMNPECFYVPKCRKDHMAMHTIVMNISERLKMHQQVPCYYDPDERQDSVILTRLYSRGEVFHSLLWPSCMLLGGTLIILMVKLTQYLSILCEQISKVKR; this is encoded by the exons GTCTTTCCGGTACTCCTTTCAGACCGCCTCTGTGAGCAGACGGCGTGGCGGGGCGTCCGGGAGAATGTTCCTTTTGACAGGAAGCAAGGGGCCACAGGGAGGACATGAGCGAAG GACAATCTACCAGAAAATCCGTGAGTATGATCTTCTGGAGAAAAAGAAGACGGTGACGGCTCTGAAGCCGGGCGAGGACAGGGCCATTCTCCTGGGCCTGATCATGATCCTCTCCTCCCTCATGATGTACTTCCTCCTGGGCATAACCATGGTGCGCTCCTACTCCGACAG CGTGTGGACAGAGGAATCCAGCTGCACTGTGCTCAACTCTACCATCACAGCTGAGATGAACTGCACCTACAGCTGTGGCTCCGACTGCTGGAGGGGCTCCAAGTACCCCTGCCTGCAAGTGTTCGTCAGCCTCAACGCTTCCGGGAAGGTCCTCCGCCTCTCCCACAACGAGGAGACACAGGAAATGAATCCGGAG TGCTTCTACGTACCCAAGTGCAGAAAGGACCATATGGCCATGCACACAATAGTCATGAACATATCCGAGCGTCTAAAGATGCACCAGCAGGTCCCCTGCTACTACGACCCAGACGAGCGGCAGGACAGCGTGATCCTGACGCGGCTATACAGCCGCGGGGAGGTCTTCCACTCCCTCCTGTGGCCCTCGTGCATGCTTCTGGGGGGCACCCTCATCATCCTCATGGTGAAGCTCACGCAGTACCTCTCCATACTTTGCGAACAGATCAGCAAGGTCAAGAGGTGA
- the LOC118795842 gene encoding calcium-activated potassium channel subunit beta-2-like isoform X2: protein MFLLTGSKGPQGGHERRTIYQKIREYDLLEKKKTVTALKPGEDRAILLGLIMILSSLMMYFLLGITMVRSYSDSVWTEESSCTVLNSTITAEMNCTYSCGSDCWRGSKYPCLQVFVSLNASGKVLRLSHNEETQEMNPECFYVPKCRKDHMAMHTIVMNISERLKMHQQVPCYYDPDERQDSVILTRLYSRGEVFHSLLWPSCMLLGGTLIILMVKLTQYLSILCEQISKVKR, encoded by the exons ATGTTCCTTTTGACAGGAAGCAAGGGGCCACAGGGAGGACATGAGCGAAG GACAATCTACCAGAAAATCCGTGAGTATGATCTTCTGGAGAAAAAGAAGACGGTGACGGCTCTGAAGCCGGGCGAGGACAGGGCCATTCTCCTGGGCCTGATCATGATCCTCTCCTCCCTCATGATGTACTTCCTCCTGGGCATAACCATGGTGCGCTCCTACTCCGACAG CGTGTGGACAGAGGAATCCAGCTGCACTGTGCTCAACTCTACCATCACAGCTGAGATGAACTGCACCTACAGCTGTGGCTCCGACTGCTGGAGGGGCTCCAAGTACCCCTGCCTGCAAGTGTTCGTCAGCCTCAACGCTTCCGGGAAGGTCCTCCGCCTCTCCCACAACGAGGAGACACAGGAAATGAATCCGGAG TGCTTCTACGTACCCAAGTGCAGAAAGGACCATATGGCCATGCACACAATAGTCATGAACATATCCGAGCGTCTAAAGATGCACCAGCAGGTCCCCTGCTACTACGACCCAGACGAGCGGCAGGACAGCGTGATCCTGACGCGGCTATACAGCCGCGGGGAGGTCTTCCACTCCCTCCTGTGGCCCTCGTGCATGCTTCTGGGGGGCACCCTCATCATCCTCATGGTGAAGCTCACGCAGTACCTCTCCATACTTTGCGAACAGATCAGCAAGGTCAAGAGGTGA